One window of Methanogenium organophilum genomic DNA carries:
- a CDS encoding DUF128 domain-containing protein: MKQLKFVNHRIDEYALQVTYDPSTEMGKVIFNLTLIKEEDRDYAVEIIHQSYTAGICVSDRMLIAEPGEQIGGRTIPKGHYGIVTMCSITLDAILLRNGIPINPIGGGLLEIRDHSPRRFTSLIRYDATTIDPTQVMIDQGSTAIREVIHSGKGSILANIRESHMEAEPLLFELLDQFGAVGFTGILDVGNPNRSMFGVPITTNYQGIVMIGGANPIGAFIESGRWADTTAMKGLISASRLVHIDEIE, from the coding sequence ATGAAACAACTTAAATTTGTCAATCATCGCATCGATGAGTATGCACTTCAGGTAACATACGATCCATCAACCGAGATGGGCAAGGTGATCTTCAATCTCACCCTGATTAAAGAAGAAGATCGGGATTATGCCGTTGAAATTATTCATCAATCGTATACTGCAGGCATCTGCGTAAGTGACAGAATGCTCATTGCCGAACCGGGTGAACAGATTGGGGGGAGAACAATACCAAAAGGTCACTATGGTATTGTAACAATGTGCAGCATCACGCTTGACGCGATACTACTGAGAAATGGAATCCCGATAAATCCAATCGGGGGCGGCCTCTTGGAGATCAGGGATCACAGCCCACGCAGGTTTACGTCCCTGATACGATATGATGCAACAACGATTGATCCGACGCAGGTGATGATCGACCAGGGATCAACTGCCATCCGGGAAGTAATCCATTCAGGGAAGGGCAGTATCCTTGCAAATATACGTGAATCCCATATGGAAGCAGAGCCGCTCCTCTTTGAACTTCTCGACCAGTTTGGGGCAGTTGGTTTTACCGGCATTCTGGATGTCGGAAATCCAAACAGATCCATGTTTGGCGTCCCCATCACAACAAATTATCAGGGTATTGTGATGATTGGCGGAGCAAACCCAATAGGTGCATTTATAGAATCAGGACGGT